Proteins found in one Ictidomys tridecemlineatus isolate mIctTri1 unplaced genomic scaffold, mIctTri1.hap1 Scaffold_325, whole genome shotgun sequence genomic segment:
- the LOC144373246 gene encoding olfactory receptor 2G3-like encodes MEENNETSEGGFILLGFSDQPQLEIIIFVVVLISYLLTLVGNRTIIVVSRLDSKLHTPMYFFLTNLSFLDLALTTSIVPQLLWNLRGPAKTITSTGCVLQLYVSLSLGSTECVLLTIKAFDRYVAVCRPLNYTAGMHPSFCKTLAGIAWLSGVGNTLIQSTITLRLPQCGHRRLHHFLCEVPAMIKLACVDIHANQVQLFVATLVLLLLPMALISVSYGFIAHSVIKIKSSQAWHKALGTCGSHLLVVSLYFGTSSVIYIQPQRSFGHSQGMFLTLFYNVVTPTLNPLIYTLRNKDVKGALRRLLRREQHF; translated from the coding sequence atggaagaaaacaatgaaaccTCTGAGGGAGGTTTTATTTTGCTTGGATTCTCAGACCAGCCCCAGTTGGAAATCATCATTTTCGTGGTAGTTTTGATATCCTATCTTCTGACCCTTGTGGGCAACAGAACCATCATTGTGGTCTCCCGCCTGGATTCCAAACTCCACACAcctatgtacttcttcctcacTAATCTCTCCTTTCTTGACCTTGCCCTCACTACCAGCATCGTGCCCCAGCTGTTGTGGAACCTGAGGGGACCAGCCAAGACTATCACATCCACTGGCTGTGTCCTACAACTCTATGTGTCCCTTTCCTTAGGTTCCACTGAGTGTGTTCTCCTTACTATCAAGGCATTTGACCGCTATGTGGCTGTCTGCAGACCTCTCAACTACACGGCTGGCATGCACCCATCATTCTGCAAGACCCTGGCAGGAATAGCTTGGCTCAGTGGAGTGGGAAACACTCTGATCCAAAGCACCATCACCCTGCGGCTTCCTCAATGTGGGCACCGTCGTCTCCACCACTTCTTGTGTGAAGTGCCTGCCATGATCAAGTTGGCATGTGTTGACATTCATGCAAACCAGGTCCAGCTTTTTGTGGCTACATtagttctcctcctccttcccatggCATTGATATCTGTCTCCTATGGATTCATTGCACATTCTGTGATAAAAATTAAGTCATCCCAAGCTTGGCACAAGGCTCTAGGGACCTGTGGCTCTCATCTACTAGTGGTGTCCCTTTATTTTGGGACCAGCTCAGTCATATACATCCAACCACAGAGATCTTTTGGCCACAGCCAGGGCATGTTTCTCACACTCTTTTATAATGTTGTGACTCCCACCCTCAACCCCCTCATATACACCTTGAGGAACAAGGATGTGAAAGGAGCCCTGAGGAGACTGCTGAGGAGAGAGCAACATTTCTAA
- the LOC144373247 gene encoding olfactory receptor 12D2-like, protein MLNQTSVIEFLLLGLTDIQDPQPFLFAVFLTIYLVNVAGNGAILMIVISDPRLHSPMYFFLGNLSCLDICYSTVTLPKMLENFLSTHKAISFMGCISQLHFFHFLGSTESLLLAVMAFDRFVAICKPLHYTVIMNPQLCTQMAITIWAIGFFHALLHSIITSHLNFCGPNHIYHFFCDVKPLLELACGNTELNQRLLNTVTGTIATGPFFLTLLSYFYIITYLFLKTQSCNMLHRALSTCASHIMVVILFFAPVIFTYIRPTSRSSRDQDRIIAIMYSVVTPVLNPLIYTLRNKEVKGALFRVIRKRP, encoded by the coding sequence aTGTTGAATCAGACTTCAGTCATTGAATTTCTTCTCCTGGGATTGACAGACATACAAGATCCACAgccttttctttttgcagttttCCTCACAATCTACCTTGTGAATGTGGCTGGGAATGGAGCCATCCTGATGATTGTCATCTCTGACCCCAGACTCCACTCACCTATGTATTTCTTCCTGGGAAACCTGTCATGTCTAGATATCTGCTACTCCACAGTAACACTGCCAAAGATGCTGGAGAACTTCCTCTCTACACACAAAGCAATATCTTTCATGGGATGCATAAGCCAACTTCATTTCTTCCACTTCCTGGGTAGCACAGAGTCTCTGTTGCTGGCAGTGATGGCATTTGACCGCTTTGTGGCTATCTGCAAACCACTTCATTACACTGTCATCATGAATCCTCAGCTCTGCACCCAGATGGCTATCACCATCTGGGCCATTGGATTTTTCCATGCCCTGCTGCACTCAATAATAACATCTCACTTGAACTTCTGTGGTCCCAATCACATTTATCACTTCTTCTGTGATGTTAAGCCATTGCTGGAGTTGGCCTGTGGGAACACTGAGCTCAACCAGAGGCTGCTCAACACTGTCACGGGGACCATCGCCACAGGCCCCTTCTTTCTGACCCTTCTCTCCTATTTCTACATTATCACCTACCTCTTCCTCAAGACCCAGTCCTGCAACATGCTTCACAGAGCACTGTCCACCTGTGCCTCCCACATCATGGTGGTTATTCTTTTCTTTGCTCCTGTTATCTTCACCTACATTCGCCCTACCTCAAGGAGCTCTAGGGACCAGGATCGCATCATTGCCATCATGTACAGTGTGGTCACTCCTGTTCTTAATCCACTGATCTATACTTTGAGGAACAAGGAAGTGAAGGGTGCCTTGTTTAGGGTGATCAGAAAGAGACCCTGA